The Rosa rugosa chromosome 1, drRosRugo1.1, whole genome shotgun sequence genomic sequence ttttcaCAAACAATAAACGAAAATTCCTAcaagtcgtcgcctaattggttttcggcgaggaagttcaagttgtcacaAAATCATTAAGCGACACCCAATAGAAATCGTTGCCTAATTGGTTTTTTGCGAGAAAagtaaagttgtcacataaacattaatcgACAACTCATAGAAGTCGTCACCTAATTGGCTTTCAGCGAGGAAGTTCAATTTgttacataaacattaagcgacaacctgTAGAAGTCGTCACATAATTGGTTTTttgcaagaaaattaaaattgccaCATATACCGACAACTCacagaagtcgtcgcctaatcAGTCTTCACTGAGGAAGTtctagttgtcacataaacattaaccgacaaacCATAGAAGTTGTCGCTCAATTGAccttttgtgagaaaattaaagttgtcacataaaaattaaccgacaactcacaGACGTTGTCGCCTAATTGGTCTTAGGGAAGGAAGTTCCAATtgccacataaacattaagtgaCAACTCGTAAAAATTGTCGCCCAATTGGATTTCAGCGAGGAATTTaaggttgtcacataaacattaaccgacatcTTTTAGAAGTCGTTGCCTAATTAGTTTTCAGCGAGGAAattcaagttgtcacataaacattaagcgacaaccggATAAAGTTGTTGCCAAAGTGATTTTTAGCAAGGAAGGTAaggttgtcacataatcattAACCGACAATTCACAAAATGGTCACTAAATCAGTATTCAGTGACAAAAAtttagttgtcacataaacatcaAGCGACAATTAACAGAAGTTGTCACCTAATTAATCTTTTGCGAGgaagttaaagttgtcacataaacattaaccgacaattaGTAGAAATTGTCGCTTAATTGATATTTTGTGAGGAATTGGATGCCGCATAATGTTATATGGGCGACAATTGTCGATTTCTTGCAAATTCCTACTTTATGCGACAAATTGGTTGTCGCCGATGGGATTATGTGCGACAACTGAAATTTCCTCGTATTTGCCAAGCTTTTGCGACGAATTTTAggttgtcacaatgaaattcctcgcttttgctattttctcttgtagtgacaatattactaatttattatataaaaatttatacaaaaaattATTGATTGTAAAgtatgaagttaaaatcaaacatcaacataaaataaaatttttatttcaatcaaacaaaaataaatacaaGTCTCGcttaaaaaagaagaataaaagtcTACATTCgacaaaaaattataatttaaaTATTTGACAAAAATATGAAGTTTACCtagatatttatttataaataatatcaaaaatatatataataaaaatatatatattttttagataattcttattgggtgggtatggggatggggatcaaaataccatccccgccccgtacccgatttcagaattcgaatactggggatccccatccccgttaCCCGATTTCCCCCGAATTTCTCCCAATTAGGGTCGAATACCCGATGGGTACCCTACCCGATGGGGATTATTGCCATCCCTAATAAACAGTTGTATACAACTTTGTGCACTATTAtacagaaaaaaagagaaaaataataacgTTGGGTCCGAGTGCCTAACCCGAGTCTGGGCCCAAAGTCCAACCCGAAACAATCTCAGCTGCAGTAGCAATTGTACATGAAAGTACCATTTCTCAGAAAACCACGAAACCCAAAACCCGAATTGAAGCGACGACGATGACTAATCGGAACCCTAATCGAAGCCTAAACGACCTCCCCGACGAAATCCTCCTCCACATCCTGACCTTCTTCCCGACCCTCGACGCCGTCCAGACCTCCCTAATCTCCCGCAAATGGCGACCCCTCTGGTCCCGCCTCCGCTTCCTCAAATTCTCCTACGAGCACTTCCCCCTAAACGACCCGCCCTCCGATAACCGCGACTTCTTCGCCGAGTTCGTCGACCGCGCCCTCATTCTCCGGCCCCACTCCCCCATCGACCTCTTCTCCCTCTCCTTCATCTACCACGACCGCTTCGGCTTCCACGTCGACTCCTGGGTCCGCTGCGCCGTCACGCTCCTCCACGCGCGCGAGCTCCACCTCGACTTCTTCATCGACCGGGAGTACCACCAGACCGACGAGACCTTCAACCACAAGTACGATTTCCCTTTCGCCGTCCTCAGAAATGGCGCCGTCCGAGTGTTGAAGCTCACGCGCGTCGACCTCACCTTGCCGGCGAGCATGGCCGCCATGGGGCTCGTCTCTCTGAGCTCAATGTATCTCGATGAGGTCTATTTGACGGACCAGATGGTGTGTGATTTGATATCGGGTTGTCCGAATCTCGAGGAATTGGAGCTTCAGAACTGTTGGgggatggagaagatgaagatatgTAGTAAAAAGCTGAAGAAGCTGGCGTTTGCTTATATATATGATTCGGATAACAGGAACACGATTGAGATTGATTGCCCTAATTTGTGTTCGATAAGCTTTGATAACTGTAGTTTTACACAGTTTGTGCTTAAGTTTGCGCCGGCCCTGGTTGAGTTTAGTGTCAGCATTGTGAGGATAATGGAGCAGGACTATGGTTTGTGGAGCAGGATTGTGAGGCTACTTGAGCAAGCGCCTTATGTGAAGCAGCTTAATTTGCAAAATTGGTGGTTTAAGGTAACTACTTTCGGGGTTGTGCCTTGATCGGTTACTGTTTTTATGTTTCGGTTTTGGTTAGTTAGTGCATTCTTTCTTTGTGTGTGATTAATATAAGGAATATCTTGCAATGAAAGGTAGATAGGCTCATTGTGGGAAGTTGTGATTTGATGGTTAAGAAAAATAACATTGTTGTTTGCAGACTCTAATATGCTCTGTCACTAACCAGAGTGTGGTCAGGTTTTGCTGCAATATACACATAGATAAGTTTTGCCTTGTAAGAATTGAATGGTTGAACAACATAAAAGTATTTTAGTGTTACTGAATCTTGGAATcagaagaaaaatagaaaggGTGATTAGTTGTTGAAATGTGCTGGTTATTACTTGCATTGGGACTAGACTTGGGAAAT encodes the following:
- the LOC133726083 gene encoding putative F-box/FBD/LRR-repeat protein At5g44950, whose protein sequence is MTNRNPNRSLNDLPDEILLHILTFFPTLDAVQTSLISRKWRPLWSRLRFLKFSYEHFPLNDPPSDNRDFFAEFVDRALILRPHSPIDLFSLSFIYHDRFGFHVDSWVRCAVTLLHARELHLDFFIDREYHQTDETFNHKYDFPFAVLRNGAVRVLKLTRVDLTLPASMAAMGLVSLSSMYLDEVYLTDQMVCDLISGCPNLEELELQNCWGMEKMKICSKKLKKLAFAYIYDSDNRNTIEIDCPNLCSISFDNCSFTQFVLKFAPALVEFSVSIVRIMEQDYGLWSRIVRLLEQAPYVKQLNLQNWWFKLLTSKDPFSKSFMLHNLNHLELRTGYTQCDLIGLAALLELSPNLKNMTLDYVEDGILPEEFSNKPDGFHMPSLRQVTMKSYSGTPDENNFVNILKKHGVVLEKIVIHHIKVGEKSFSPVVLSKIPCKV